A genomic segment from Ignavibacteriales bacterium encodes:
- a CDS encoding glutamate racemase — protein sequence MEKEKPIGVFDSGIGGLTVVKRLASVLPKESIVYFGDTARVPYGSKSNDTVIDYSIQDSNFLLKKNVKAVVVACNTASSIAIPELRKKFSVPVIGVILPGSDMAYKETRNGRIGVIGTRATINNNAYSNAIKEIDSQIEVFEKACPLFVPIAEEGWTHHRATYEIAEEYLKELREQNIDTLVLGCTHYPILADVIQEVIGKEVKLIDSGIATAEVVRNEIARIGLETNSAALGNLDVYVSDIPTTFKQVAELFLGKKISDVVKVDIEELHKL from the coding sequence ATGGAAAAAGAAAAGCCAATCGGAGTTTTTGATTCGGGTATTGGTGGTTTAACTGTAGTAAAAAGATTAGCCTCTGTTCTTCCAAAAGAAAGCATAGTTTATTTTGGCGATACAGCTCGTGTACCTTATGGTTCAAAATCAAACGACACTGTGATAGATTACTCAATACAGGATTCGAATTTTTTACTTAAAAAAAATGTTAAAGCCGTTGTGGTTGCTTGTAACACAGCCTCATCAATTGCAATTCCTGAACTTAGAAAAAAGTTTTCTGTACCAGTAATTGGTGTAATATTACCGGGTTCAGATATGGCTTACAAAGAAACGCGAAATGGAAGAATTGGTGTAATCGGAACTCGTGCAACCATAAATAATAATGCTTACTCAAATGCAATTAAAGAAATTGATAGCCAAATAGAAGTATTTGAAAAAGCTTGTCCATTATTCGTTCCAATAGCAGAAGAAGGCTGGACTCATCATCGTGCAACTTATGAGATTGCTGAAGAATATTTAAAAGAATTAAGAGAACAAAATATCGATACCTTAGTTTTAGGATGTACTCATTATCCAATACTTGCTGATGTAATTCAAGAAGTTATTGGCAAAGAGGTTAAGTTAATAGATTCCGGAATTGCAACCGCAGAAGTTGTTAGAAACGAGATTGCCAGAATAGGATTAGAAACAAACTCAGCAGCGCTTGGTAATTTAGATGTTTATGTAAGTGATATTCCAACAACATTTAAGCAAGTTGCAGAATTGTTTCTTGGCAAGAAAATTAGCGATGTTGTTAAGGTTGATATAGAAGAATTACATAAGTTATAA
- a CDS encoding asparaginase, whose protein sequence is MKKILVVFTGGTFSMMIDEKTGGAVPRYSGNELLGMIPEAKSLAEIESLDFGKYPGPHVTPELMLDLSQKINTKLKSQKYDGVIVTHGTDTLEETAYFLDLTIKTNIPIVVIGAMKNSSEPDWDGPKNLIDALHICLNDNSKNLGVLVCLNGEINAASEVTKIYSDSVESFKSLDFGTLGFVQNERVIFNRLPQHLETIQSEKINTNVDLLTVYAGMDEKFFKFSADSKVDGIVVEALGVGNVPPPAFEGLKYAVEKGIPVVLTSRCPAGETDYIYSYPGAGKHLHNLGVIFSDYLNGQKARIKLMIVLSLTKNHDEIRKYFE, encoded by the coding sequence ATGAAAAAAATATTAGTTGTATTTACCGGCGGTACATTTTCGATGATGATTGATGAAAAAACGGGCGGTGCAGTTCCAAGATATTCAGGAAATGAATTATTAGGAATGATTCCCGAAGCTAAATCTTTAGCTGAAATTGAAAGTCTTGATTTCGGAAAATATCCAGGCCCGCATGTTACACCAGAATTAATGCTAGATTTATCCCAAAAGATAAACACAAAATTAAAATCACAAAAATATGATGGCGTAATTGTTACGCACGGAACGGATACACTTGAAGAAACTGCGTACTTTTTGGACTTAACAATTAAAACAAACATTCCGATAGTTGTGATTGGTGCAATGAAAAATAGTTCTGAACCTGATTGGGATGGACCAAAAAATTTAATTGATGCATTACATATTTGTTTAAACGATAATTCTAAAAATCTAGGAGTGTTAGTTTGTTTAAATGGAGAAATAAATGCAGCAAGCGAAGTAACAAAAATTTATTCTGATTCCGTTGAGTCATTTAAAAGTTTAGATTTTGGAACACTAGGTTTTGTACAGAATGAAAGAGTGATTTTTAATCGTTTACCACAACATCTTGAAACTATCCAATCAGAAAAAATTAATACCAATGTAGATTTGTTAACCGTTTATGCCGGAATGGATGAAAAGTTTTTCAAGTTTTCTGCTGACAGTAAGGTAGATGGAATTGTTGTTGAAGCCCTCGGTGTCGGCAATGTTCCTCCGCCGGCTTTTGAAGGACTAAAATATGCGGTTGAAAAGGGGATTCCTGTGGTGCTTACTTCTCGATGTCCTGCGGGTGAAACAGATTATATTTATAGCTATCCCGGAGCTGGTAAACATTTGCATAATCTCGGTGTAATATTTTCAGATTACCTAAATGGACAAAAAGCCAGGATTAAGCTAATGATTGTTTTAAGCTTAACTAAAAATCATGATGAGATAAGAAAATACTTTGAATAA
- a CDS encoding NifU family protein, whose amino-acid sequence MLMVEDVDLTPNPQALKFILNEKLLNQTTRQFPDKISAESDPFAKGIFEIDGVVSVFYMDKFVTIEKSAENNWGQIQRPFINFLKTFDKNLIPAEKEITVSDEESNELLKQINVLLDQKVRPALAGDGGGLEVLGLEGYTVKIRYQGACGSCPSSISGTLTAIEGLLKRDVNPAINVVPA is encoded by the coding sequence ATGTTAATGGTAGAAGATGTTGATTTAACTCCTAATCCACAAGCGTTAAAATTTATATTGAATGAAAAATTATTAAACCAGACAACAAGACAATTTCCGGATAAAATTTCTGCTGAAAGCGACCCATTTGCAAAAGGTATTTTTGAAATTGATGGCGTTGTTTCTGTTTTTTACATGGATAAATTTGTTACGATTGAAAAATCCGCAGAAAATAATTGGGGCCAAATTCAAAGACCGTTTATTAATTTTTTAAAAACGTTTGATAAGAATCTAATTCCTGCTGAAAAAGAAATTACTGTAAGTGATGAAGAATCAAATGAACTATTAAAACAAATAAATGTATTACTCGATCAAAAAGTTAGACCAGCACTTGCAGGCGATGGCGGTGGTTTGGAAGTTTTAGGACTTGAAGGTTACACAGTTAAGATTAGATATCAGGGTGCCTGCGGAAGTTGCCCGAGTTCTATCAGCGGAACATTAACCGCGATTGAAGGTTTATTAAAACGCGATGTTAATCCTGCAATAAATGTAGTTCCTGCTTAA
- a CDS encoding methylated-DNA--[protein]-cysteine S-methyltransferase, whose product MSETNYYSEEIISEINIVVLVSSKGVKKIFLNPKKEIKELSTATKLRSDDPYLFEIFNQLKEYFAGTRKKFDVPLDVEGTEFQKRVWIELQKIPYGKTISYKTLSEKLGHVKAIRAVGTANGKNPIAIIIPCHRVIGADGKLVGYAGGLDIKEKLLHLEGALNPELFD is encoded by the coding sequence ATGTCCGAAACAAATTATTATTCTGAAGAAATAATATCAGAAATTAATATTGTTGTTCTCGTTTCATCAAAAGGTGTAAAAAAAATATTTCTTAACCCCAAAAAAGAGATAAAAGAATTATCCACGGCAACCAAACTTAGAAGTGATGATCCTTACCTTTTCGAAATCTTTAATCAATTAAAAGAATATTTTGCAGGAACCAGGAAAAAATTTGATGTTCCGCTTGATGTTGAAGGAACAGAATTTCAAAAAAGAGTTTGGATAGAACTGCAAAAAATTCCCTATGGAAAAACAATTAGTTACAAAACTCTTTCAGAAAAGCTTGGCCATGTGAAAGCGATTCGTGCTGTAGGAACAGCAAACGGTAAAAATCCAATTGCTATTATAATTCCGTGTCATCGAGTAATTGGTGCGGATGGAAAACTTGTTGGATATGCTGGCGGATTGGATATAAAAGAAAAACTCCTTCATTTAGAAGGAGCTTTAAATCCAGAATTGTTTGATTAA
- a CDS encoding aldo/keto reductase, with the protein MASTEGTKKLISNFPEIKYKILGKTGFNVSICGFGCYRIDDGIPQHKTALEKAILSGINVIDTSSNYSDGGSETLVGKVLNKLISGNKINRENIVVISKGGYLQGSNLKLGMEREQSGKAFKNVVKCSPDLWHCISPDFLENQITLSLERLNLKKIDVYLLHNPEYFLTYSVISDPERREREYYRRIKDAFIYLEEEVKLGRISYYGISSNTFAEKESKQSFTSLEKVLNIAKEISEQNHFAVVQFPMNLFETGGMNNLNQQNETKTFLQFAGENNLGVLVNRPLNAISKNKLIRLADYAVTEDRTKEEVLSLIDDLQKQETTLIEKYINFIGLSASDKKNVVDCISLSKILKSNYNKFNSPGNFSEIKSTYLIPRANFAINEIGKNYPEDEKVVRSLRNYAVTTNILLDSIFSNLAKEKNLENESFHKAIDNFANSEQQKLSLSQKAILLINSVPQVSSTLVGMKSVNYVDDVQRSIKSDFIKKYIDFWHNNGNSI; encoded by the coding sequence ATGGCTTCTACGGAAGGAACAAAAAAGCTCATTTCTAATTTCCCTGAAATAAAATATAAGATATTAGGTAAAACGGGATTTAACGTTTCAATTTGTGGATTTGGTTGCTACAGAATTGATGATGGAATTCCACAGCACAAAACAGCTTTGGAGAAAGCAATCCTATCCGGAATAAATGTAATTGACACTTCATCAAATTATTCTGATGGCGGAAGCGAAACTTTGGTGGGAAAAGTTTTAAATAAACTAATATCAGGAAATAAAATTAATAGAGAAAACATTGTTGTGATTTCCAAAGGTGGATACCTGCAAGGTTCAAATCTTAAACTTGGAATGGAAAGAGAACAATCGGGTAAAGCTTTTAAAAATGTTGTAAAATGTAGTCCGGATTTGTGGCATTGCATCAGTCCAGATTTTTTAGAAAACCAAATCACCCTATCACTTGAGAGATTAAATTTAAAAAAGATTGATGTTTATCTTCTTCACAATCCGGAATATTTTTTAACATACTCTGTGATTTCCGACCCTGAAAGAAGGGAGCGAGAATACTATCGAAGAATTAAAGATGCATTTATTTATTTGGAAGAAGAAGTAAAACTGGGAAGGATTTCTTATTACGGAATTTCATCAAATACTTTTGCAGAAAAAGAATCGAAACAAAGTTTTACTTCTCTTGAAAAAGTTTTAAACATAGCTAAAGAAATTTCTGAACAAAATCATTTTGCAGTTGTGCAATTCCCAATGAATCTTTTTGAAACCGGCGGAATGAATAATTTAAATCAGCAAAACGAAACAAAAACTTTTCTACAATTTGCTGGCGAAAATAATTTGGGAGTTTTAGTTAATCGTCCGTTAAATGCAATTAGTAAAAACAAACTTATAAGATTAGCAGATTATGCGGTTACTGAAGATCGTACCAAAGAGGAAGTTTTAAGTTTGATTGACGACTTACAAAAACAGGAAACTACATTAATTGAAAAGTATATTAATTTTATTGGATTGAGTGCGAGTGATAAAAAAAATGTTGTTGATTGCATTTCATTATCTAAAATTTTAAAATCAAACTATAATAAATTTAATAGTCCTGGTAACTTTAGTGAAATAAAAAGCACGTATTTAATTCCACGAGCAAATTTTGCAATTAACGAAATCGGAAAGAATTACCCTGAGGATGAAAAAGTAGTGAGATCTTTGCGTAATTATGCCGTAACAACCAACATTTTATTGGATTCAATTTTTAGCAATTTGGCTAAAGAAAAGAATCTTGAAAATGAAAGCTTCCATAAAGCAATAGATAACTTTGCCAATAGTGAACAGCAAAAATTATCTTTATCCCAAAAGGCTATACTATTAATTAATAGTGTACCACAGGTTTCATCCACATTAGTGGGTATGAAAAGCGTTAATTATGTTGATGATGTGCAAAGATCAATAAAAAGTGATTTTATTAAAAAATATATTGATTTTTGGCATAATAATGGTAATTCTATTTAA